From uncultured Desulfobacter sp.:
TGGTACATGGACAACCGGGCATTTATTTGTTTTAAGCGCAGATTTATTTTTTTCTGCCATAAGCTTTTGGACAGTGGTTTGGCAGAAACCAGTTTAACGGCGTAGGTGGTACCCATTGTCTGGCCGGTAAACACATACTCCTGGGTTGCCAAAGACTGGGCAGGTAAAAGCAGGGTTGTTCCTATAAACAGCATCAGTGCAAAAATAGACGTTGTAATATACTTGGTCTCAGGCATGGATAGTTTTCTCCTGGTAATCATCCTAAAATACCGGATTAAGTGTTTTTAAAAACCTTGAACCGGCAATCACCGACCGGACTTCCCGTTTGAACGCCGTGTGCCGGTTGTATTTTTGTTTGCAAAATTCATGGAACAGGTTTTGGGCGGTTTCAGTCTCGCCTTTTGCAGTAAAGACTTCAGCAAGGCTTCCCAATACCATTGCCGCCCTGCCATAGGCCCCCCTGTGGGTATTGGAAACAATATCATCCACCCGTTTCCTTCCAATTTCCTGTGCCCATTTAAAATCTTGCCCTGTATGGTATTCAGACAGGTTTGCGGCTTTGAGTCCGTTTAAAATTTCGTCATAAAAGAAAAGAGATGGATGCTTTTCATCTGCAACGGCAAACTTGTCAGAATAAGCGTGCCAATTATCAAGACCCCGGTTCAGCACCTGCTTTATGGCACCTGCGCCGGTCTCATACCCCGAGGCAGCCGCAGCAACACAGCCGAATACCAGCCCGACATTGAGCCCGTAAGACCAGCCAAGGCTCCTGGAAGTTTTTACCATCTCCACGGCAGCCTTGAGATTCCCGTTCATGAGCAGTGCTTTTATGTAAAGATTTTTATCATCATCACTCATGTTCTTTTTTCGGGAGTAAAAATCAAGGATCCGGGCCAGCCCGTTTTCCCTCTGGTTATGTTCAATTGCTTCAGCCATGGCCTGTGACATATTCTCATCATTGGGGCAGGAATAAAATTTCTCAAACTTCCCTTCAAGGATGCCCTCGTCGTTTCCTGCAGACAGGGACGCCTGGACCAGGGCCTGGCTGAGTTCTTCCCTTTTTTTACCTTCTTTCACCAGCTTAATGGCCTGCCGTGCTATGGTGCAAGCTTTATCAAACTGTCCCTCCTTCATGAGCAGGCCCAGCCAGAACAGATATCCATTGGGCTGGGCACTGCCCCATGCCCTGGCCAGTTTTTCCACCCCTTTCACCCCTTCAGTTTGAAGCACCGTTTCCAGCAGCAGGCTTGATGGCCTGCCCTCAAGCCCTTTTTCCTCCAGCAGGGACTTCCATTCCGGGTAAAACGACTCTATGTCTGCCATTTTCTCCTGCCTGGCGTCCATTACATCACAAAGCATGGGATAGGCGGCATTATTTTCCGTCCTGTCGTACCGCAGTGAAGCATCCAGGGTCATGGCGTCTGTAAAGGCCGCAATCCTTTGCTTTCCATCGGAGTCATCATATACACAGCGGGCATGCCGCGCCCGTTCCTCCCGCCAGTCAAGATCAGGATAAGGCAGATAAAAATCGGATCTTTCCAGTTCCGCCATGAGTCCGAACAGGGCATCGTATACGATTCGGGCCTCCCCTGTATCCCCGTTTAAAAACAGGGCTCCGGCCTCTGCAAACAGGTCGGCCATATCATCTGACTGCTCATCACTGATCAGGTCCGGTTCATCATCATAATGGGCATCTTCCCAATCCCAGTCGTCCAGGGCTTCATAATCCCCGTTTTCAATGGCTTCAATCCGTTCTAAAATCTCCTCTTTCAATGCCTGTATGTCATCAAGCAGCTGATCCACGTCTGCAACCGCGTTGATTATGCTCTCAGCTCCTGGAGACCAAGCCTTAATTTGATTAAGAAATCCAAGCCGTCCGGATGAGGATTCATTCTGTGCCAGTTTGAGAACCAGTTCAACAAGCTGCTCCTTTGACAATGGCCGGCAGATATTTTCCACAGCCTCAAGATAAGGCTTTAGTGCTATTCTGTTTTTTTTCATCAATTCTCCAAAAGGAAACTCCGTCCTTTAGGTCGGGGAGGAATTTTGGATTGCTAAATTATAACCGTTTTGACGGGATATGATTTGGCAATAACGCCAGGAAATACCCTGGGCCGGTCCTGTTTTTGTTTGAATATTAAAGCTGCCGGTTTTTCGAACAGCAACCCTGCCAATATAAGTCCCTTGCTTTTTGCCTTTTGAGACTTCAGCTTTTACAATATCTCCGGTGGCAAAACCATTCACGGCCTTTTTCCGCATTAAATAACCCCGGGGAAAATCAGCAGCATTGACTCTTGTTCTTTGGTAACTGCCCCGGCCCATGGCTTTGATCAAAAGGACGCTTTGTTTCCAGCCGGCAACTGCATTTGTTTTGCCGGTACAAGCTGCATCCAGGCAATGCGTTTTGGGGATATTGAACCGACACCGGTTATATTTGGTCCTGCCACCGGTTGAGCATTCCACTGGAGCCAATTGTCTTAACTCAAAAAAGATGGCGTTCCTGGTGGCATTTACCGCTGCGGTTGCGGCCAAAGAAGGACGCTTCCCTTCAAGTAATCGGTTAAGGTTACTGAGCCTGGTTTTATCAATTTTTTTTCGACTTTCACCCAAAACCTCAGCCCATTGTTCCGGCTGGTAATTGTTTTTGGCTTGATTGCAGGTCCTGCAGCCAATAAGCAGATTTTTAATACGATCTGTGCCTTTGGGGCCTTTTGCAGGATTTTTGGGTACAAAATGTTCAATTTCAAGAACCGGATCTTTGCTTAAACCTTTACAATAAACACATTTATGACCATATCGCTCAAGTAAATATTCTCTAACCTCATATCCAAATAAAGTCCCTTGCTGATACTCAACACCTGAAATCTCCGGATTTTGAAGCTTCTGAATATCAAATCTCACCCGTTCCAGAATAATGCCGGAAACGGGGCAGATCTTTTGATATTTCTTAACCCAGGATGTGACATTATCCACCCGGGACCGCAGGCTTGGCGGGAGCCATCCTTTGGGTCGGGTTCTGTTATCGAACCGGGGCTTTCGGTACCACAAATTTTTAGACCTGCGTCTTCTCCGATAGTTCGCTCTTTGCCCCATTTTCTTACGAATGGCATATCCTCTATGGGTTAATTCGGAAAGATGTAGGATGTGACTTGCTTTTACACATTCTTCAACCCGTACAACTGCCATTCCGGTTGTATTTGCCCCGGGATCAATTTTAACATTAACAGGCTGGACATCACTGTCCTCCCGGGTTCTATCAATGAGTCTAATGGTAAATGGGAATTGCTGATGGACCCTTACCCTGTCTTTAGCCAAAAGCTTTCTTGCTCTGGCCGGCCGGCACGGCATTAAAGGCTTACCGCTCTTGTCTAATACAAAAACACGGCTTACGCCGTTCTCAGCTAATGCTGGTGACGGTTCTGCCTTGGCATTGGCAGAACTCTCCCCTCGGGACTGTTGCATAGCGGCTCTATTCCCGGACCCGTTTCGTCCGGCCCCACGGTTGTCTGCAACCCGGGATTCAAGCGGACGGGACTGAGGAAGCATCCCGTCGTCGGTTTTTAGCGCTCTATACAACTTCTAATATTCTCCTTGAAATAACTTTGCCAATAGTTGAAAATATTTCCCTGGTCAACCGATCCCTAACGAGCGACGCTCGGTTTCAAGCTCCGTCCTTCAGGGCGGGGTAGTTGACGGACCTGATCCATTATTTTTTTTCGGATTGACATTTTTTTGTCTCCTGGATACAAATTTACACAATGATTTTTTACCTGATATTTTTATTTTTCACAAGTTATCAGGGAAAATAGAATTGATAATCAATGGGTTGCGCAGCTCCGCTGCGCAAATGGCCGAGTCGACTAACGTAATCCGGGAACACCTTACTTAATTTATTGACAAAAATTAAAGCATTGATAATCCGGGGACATAATCCGGGGACACCTTACTTATTTATTGACAGAAATTAAAGCATTTGTTTAAATTCTTACCATGGCACGGATGGCAAGGGCAGTGGCTCCGGGTTTCCCTCATCATATTACACAAAGGGGGAATAGACGGCAGCAAACATTTTTCAGCGATCAGGACTTCGAAGCCTATCTGACTTTGATGTCGGAATGGTGCCTGAAATATAAAGTTGAAATATGGGCTTATTGCCTGATGCCCAATCACACCCACCTGATTGCCGTTCCGGAAACCAAGGATGGATTAAATCTGGCCATCGGGGAAGCACACAGGCGATATACGAGAATGATCAATTTCAGAGAAGGTTGGCGCGGTCATTTATGGCAGGGACGGTTTGCGTCATTTATCATGGAAGAAAGGTATTTATTGGCGTGCACCCGGTATATTGAGTACAATCCGGGATAATCTGGGGACACCTTACTTATTTGTTGACAGAAATTAAAGCATTTGTTTAAATTCTTACCATGGCACGGATGGCAAGGGCAGTGGCTCCGGGTTTCCCTCATCATATTACACAAAGGGGGAATAGACGGCAGCAGACATTTTTCAGCGATCAGGACTTCGAAGCCTATCTGACTTTGATGTCGGAATGGTGCCTGAAATATAAAGTTGAAATATGGGCTTATTGCCTGATGCCCAATCACACCCACCTGATTGCCGTTCCGGAAACCAAGGATGGATTAAATCTGGCCATCGGGGAAGCACACAGGCGATATACGAGAATGATCAATTTCAGAGAAGGTTGGCGCGGTCATTTATGGCAGGGACGGTTTGCGTCATTTATCATGGAAGAAAGGTATTTATTGGCGTGTACCCGGTATATTGAGTACAACCCGGTCCGTGCCGGTCTTGCAAAACGTCCTGAGGATTGGAAATGGAGCAGCGCCGGGGCGCATATGGATGAAAAGGATGACATTCTTGTCAAAACAAGCCCTTTGCTTGAGATAGTCAATACACCCTGGAGAGATTTTTTGTCTTCTGATATTCATGCATCTGAAATCGAATTATTCAGAAAGCATGAACGGACCGGCCGACCGTTGGGAAAAACGACCTTTGTAAAACAATTGGAGACTATTTTAGACAGGCGGCTGAGGCCGAAAAAGCCTGGTCGAAAGAAAAATAGGTAAGGTGTCCCCGGATTTAAATCATTAAATAACTGAGTATTTGGAAATGGATGATTACGAAAAATACGAAGAAGATTGTAAAAAGATAAGAAAAGTTAATGAATCTCTATTAAATGAGTTTGAGGTGTGGCTGAAATCATCCGGTCTGTCGGAAAAAACGATAAATAATCATTTTTCAAACATTGATTTCTACGTAAACGAATATCTGCTTTACGAAGATGCAACTAAAGCAAAAGATGGTGTTAACGCTGTAGGTATGTTTCTTGGATATTGGTTCATAAAAAAGGCAATGTGGGCAAGTCAGTCAAGCATCAAGGGCAATGCAACGAGCCTAAAAAAATTTTACACTTTTATGCACGAAAAAGGTTTGATAGATAAAGAAGACCTGATTGATTTAAAACAAACGATAAAAGAAGATATGCCGGAATGGTTGGCAACCTTGAGACGCTATGATGATCCATCCATTGAAGATTTTTGGTGATGTAGAACCAAAAGCACTTAACAAGGCAAATGCACTCGGACGCCAAAAAGTACCGCTCCTTATTGGTTCTGCTTTTTGGCGTCGATGATTTGTGACGTTATATTCCGAAAATTTTAAGGATCGTTTCATGAAAATAAATATTACAAAAAAATTTAATAGTTTCAAAACTATGAACATAGTCCGTCGCTGGATTGGGACCGGGCGTGCTGTGTACCTTTTTCGGAAAGCTGTGGTTTAGGAAACTGAAAATTTTTATCTGAAGGTCCCGGTTTAAACGCCCGCCCTCTCAGTTCAATCGTTATAAACCTTGAGGGAATACCGTGTTACCAAAAGAAAAAATGCCAGAAGCCGAAGTTACTTTGAGGCTGGCTATTGCACTAATAGAGCGCAGTGCAGTCATTTCTGATGTGGTTGTTGCAATAGACGGCGCTCAAGTAAAAACAGGAAGTCGTATTCACTTTCCGATAGTCGAATTTCTGGAGCTTATGGGATGGAGTTCTCCAATTGCGCAGGACAAGTGGCAATGTACTTATAAGCATATTGATCATGGATATTCCATTATTGTGCATTCAAGTTCCGGGGAGGGAGACCTTGTTGCAATACTTTCATCTGGACAGGTATTGCGGGTAGAGTCCAAAAAAGGTCCTTTGTTGCGTAGTAAATCTTCACAAGAGTACCCTTTAATTAGGGAGGCAATTGGGCAGTTGATGACCGTTGAGCATGCTAAGGCATCCGACATTTTAGCTGTAGCTGTTCCTGAGTCAGAAAAGTTTACCTTTTTAGCTCAACAATGGAGAAAAAGGCCCCTTATGCGCAGTGCCGGTATAAAAATAATCACGGTGAATCGAAATAACGACCTCTCTGGGCTTGAGGATGTTGGTTTATAATGAATAAGGATAGATCGTGTAAGGAACGAACCACGATCTTATCCGATTGTTGAACAAGCCCGGCCCAAATGAGCCGGGCTTTCCATATATATGAAAATATTTTTTGGGGATTAAGGATCTGAAAGGAGTGTGATTTCCGGGCACCGGAGAGAAGACGCACCTATAGCGTGGCCCTTTTCAGGGCTTTCTAAAAAAGCCGGATTATTTCATAGTGTTGTCCACCTCCAGTAGGGGCGGGTCCCTGTACCCGCCCTATGACCGGCGATTAATCAGAAACGGTTGATTGCGGGATTCGCAGAGAACCGGTTGTGGTCTGCCGGACGAAGGGCGGCCACGGGGGGGGGGCCGCCCCTACAGGCGTATTGCCCGACCGACGGCTTGTGGTTGTGCGATTGCAGACCTCTCAGCAGATTGGGTTCCAGGAATTCCGGACCAGAACGAACGGGTGGTGTGGACGGCGCATCCGCGCAGACCGGCAATCATTTCAAATTGAGAGAGCGCGGCTGTTTACAATGCCCATTTAAGGCCAAAAAATGGGTCTCTAAGCCCTGGAAATAAATAACATAGCGTCGTCTGATCCCGCTTTCTCCAATCCCGTGGGTGGCTTATTGCCGTCTATCTGTTCGGCCTTATAATTTACCTTGACAAAAAGCAACGCATAAGTACAATTGTACCTATGAACGTCGTGGCAGATACAAATATTTTTCTGGCAGTAACCCTTTATGAGCCGGAGCGAGAAAAGATTATCAGGCTTACTTTAGGGCATGATTTAGTAGCACCTGAGATATTACCTTTTGAACTTGGGAATGTATTATTCGTAATGCTAAAAAGAAAAAGGATTGAGCCGGAAAAATTAATATCAGTATGGGATGCGGCGCAAAAAATTCCGGTTGATTTACGTAGCGTTAATATTCGTGAAGCACTGAATATAGCATCTCAATTTAATATCTACGCATACGATGCATATTTTATAGAATGTGCTATTTCGTTACACTGTCCACTGATAACTCTTGACCGACAAATGAGTGACGTGGCCAGGGGCTTGGGTATTAATGTCGTGGAGGCGATCTGATGAAAGTTTACACCTATTCAGAGGCACGTCAAAAGCTTTCCGAAGTTCTTGATATTGCAAAATCGGAAGAGGTTATAATTAAGCGCCGTGGGGGTGAAACTTTTAAAATTATATTTACTAAATCCCCCAAATCTCCGTTTGATGTTGCTGGGGTGAAAACAAAGGCAACGACTAAGGACATTCTGGAAGCTGTTAGAGAATCCCGTGCAGGGGCTGCCGAACAAACGAAGGATTATTGACCGTTAAATTTTATAATTTGATCATCGAGTACCAAGCTTTTAAGTACATATAACGCACTTAAAAGATTAATAAGAAAGCACACTAAAAACATAAAGAAGAGAAAAAATGACTTTTAAAATCATTTATAAAACAGGCCCATCCTTTATTTCAAGCGCAGGAACTTTGGTTGAAGCAAAAAAAGAAGCTATGGAACACGCGGGTTACGGATTTGGTAGCATCTGCATACTAGAGGGTGAAGATAGCGATCCCGTGGCTGTTAAATTTGAACATGGCATTGAATGGATAGAACCTGAAAGATAGAGCCAACCGCCCTGGTGAAAACCGGAGCATAATAGTGGATCAGTTACCGTTCTATCAACCGATTCACTAAGTCACTGACAATTTTCAGGTAAATCTTTATTCAGGCCCTTGGCGTGGATTTGTGTATGGTGTTCCGGGATTTCCGAGCACTTGTTTATGTGCCAGTATTGTTTACATGCGATTGCCTTGATATCTTTCAGGGCCTTGGGGCAATAAGATTCCCGGAAGAAGAGAATGCGATCCGGCAGGGGGTCATCTCTTTAAGGCAGGACAGTTTTTCGGTTTCACGTGCCAGGGCTTCACTAATAAGAAAATCGGTCGTATGCATGGTGTCTCTGATAATAACCGCCCGGACCTTTTCAGAGGACACGGGGCCAATGGTTTGGAATCCTGCCTGAATTGCCTTTTCTTCATTGGGCAGCCGGACCGGAATGGCTGCTTTTTTAAGGGACATGGCGGTTAGGGCATTCATGATGGTGGCCTGGTAATCCATGCCTGCAAATATTTTTTCGGTGATGATGTCTGCATTGCCTAAGCCGATGGCATTGCCCGCCGTGTTTGCGGACAGGTCCAGGATCACCAGCCGTTTGGCATAAAGGCTTTGGGAAAAATCATCTTCCATTAAATCACAGGTTCTGCCGGTGACATTGGGGTCCATGCCTGACCCGCTGATCTCCTTGCCGATTTGCCGGACCACCAGCAGGTCCAGGTTTTTATACGGCAGGCTGGGGAAATGGGATTTGGCCAGGGCTAAAAGATCCGGCTCCCGGTTGCTGATTTTGGCCGCCGGTATCACCTCAATTTTCATTACCTGGTCATAGGCGTCCTCCACCACACCAATGCCCAAACACAGGTTGGTTTGTTCGATAATCTTATCACCCATGGCTTTGAGAAGCGCATGAAATCCGTATTTCAGTGCAAAATTATGATAGGTCAAGGCGCCGGTGTGTTTACCCATGCCCACCACCAGCATTTTGTAAAGCCCGCTTTCCACATCACCTTTGAATTTGGTATGGGGCTTGATGCGGTTGATGCATATACTGTGGTCCGCTTCCATGGCTTTTTTTGAAAAATAGACAGGCACTGCCTCAAACACGCTTCCGACTTCAACTGCATCCATTTCCGGGGCAATAGCTGCCTGGCAGACGTCACTTGTAACGCCTAATTTTGCGAGGGTTTTTTCCTGGCCTTCAGGGGTGGCGCTGCCGTGGCTTCCCATGGCCGGGACTATGACAGGGTAGGCCCCTTTGTCTTTGATGCTCCGGCAGATTTGTGCCACAAGTTCCGCAATGGCGTTAATGCCCCGGCTGCCCACGCCAACAGCCACGGTCTGCCCGGGTTTAATGGGTGACTGATCCAGTGCCTGGTCCAGTTGTATTTTCAGGTCCTTTGCCGGGTCAGACAGTGCCATGGACGGCAAAGCCAGCTTTACCCGGTAAAACCCGGGGAAATTAAATTTTTTTTCAAGGTATGCCGGGTATCTCATTTTTTTTCCAGTCATGTGCATCAGGGATGGGAGGGCAACCCGGTTGGGTTCAAGCCCTAAGAGCCTTCCACGAGATTGCAGCCGATTTATCAATTAGCAAACAGGCTCTAATACTGCAGTGTTTTAATTTCATCATGATGGTCTGCAAATTCTATGGCAATCGCTCTGAATACTTCGGCATGCTGTTTAAATACTTCCACCATTTCAGGGTCAAAATGTTTTCCCCTTCCCTTAAGAATATAGGCCATGGCTTGTGAATGGGGAAATGGCGGCTTATATACCCGCTTGGAGACCAAGGCGTCGTATACATCTGCAATGGCCATCAACCGCCCTTCCACAGGGATGGTCTCTCCTGAAAGTCCCCGGGGATAACCGGAACCGTCCCATTTTTCATGGTGGGTCAAGGCAATTTCAGCCGCACATTTCAGATAAGGGCCTGTGTCCAGACGTGTTTTGCCGGACAGCAATACCTTATGGCCATGCGTGGTATGGGTTTTCATCACATCGAACTCTTCTTTGGTCAGTTTCCCCGGTTTTTTAAGGATGGCATCAGGGATGGCAACTTTTCCGATATCATGCAATGGTGCGCATTTATAGATTCGGTCAATGATCTCTTCATTTAGTATTTCTTTAAATTGGGGCAAAGTTTTAAGCTGGTTTGCAAGCGCTTTGATATAATGCTGGGTCCGCTTGATATGTCCACCGGTCTCCGGATCTCGAAATTCAGCCAGGCTGCCGATGCATTCCATGCTGATTTCCTGGGTTAATAATAATTCCTGGGTTCTCTTGGCGACCAGATTTTCCAAATGGTCTTTGTGTTGTTTTAATTCCAGATGATTTTTAACACGGGCTTTGACGATTGCCGGCCTGAAGGGTTTTGTAATATAATCCACCGCGCCTAAGGCAAGTCCCTTGGTTTCATTTTCCTCTTCGGACAGGGCCGTCAAAAATACAACCGGGATATCCCGGGTCTCGGTTTTGGACTTAAGTCTTTCACACACTTCGTATCCGTCTATGCCGGGCATCATGATATCCATAAGAATAATATCCGGCGGCGTTTCCTCAATAATTTCCAGGGCCGACTCGCCGTCCATGGCTACACTGACCCGGTAATCGTCGCCAAGGGCCTCCACCAGGATATCCACATTGCTTTCAACATCATCTACCACCAGGACACGCATTTGAGATAAGTCGGTCATAATTTATCCTATACCTTCCAGCTTCACCATTACCTTTTCAATAATTTGTGCCGCCGGTTTGAATTGGTACCCGGAAATCAGGCGAGCTAACTCTGCTATATCAGACTCTATATTCTTTGGCCATGCCAGAGCGTTTATTTTTTTAATTCGCTCCTTTGCCGGTTTTGCCTCCTGGTTTTTTACGAACGGGGCAAGGTCTTTTAACATCAAGCCCAGTTCTTTTTCGGACTTGATTTCAAGATTTTTCTCCAACGGCGCGTTTTTGACAATTGATCCTGTCAGTTGATCCACCGAAGACAAGGCAAGGGGTAACGCTTGGGAAAACAGTGTCATCAGGGTGTCATATTCAGATGACACCCTGTCACGGAAGGCAGTTTCCAGTTTGGCTGCCGCCGCCTGAAGGTCTGTCATGCCGATATTACCGGCCACACCTTTGATGGAATGGGCCAGCAGGTGGGCATCCTCATCCTGACCATTTTCGATGAGTGCCCTTAAATCACGGTCTGCTTGTGCATACTTTTGTTTGAATTTATCCAGCAGCTTCATATAGAGTGCCTCATTTTTATCCAGACGGGAAAGGGCCTGCTGTACTGATATTCCCGGAACGTCACCCAGGACGCTTTTTTTGTCCGTTTTTTCGTCAAAGCCCTTTGGCAGGGTCCTTTCTCCTGGCTTGATAAACCGAGCAAGAGTCTGGAATAACTCTTTTAAATCAATGGGTTTGCTCACATGAGAATTCATGCCTGCCGCCATGGCCTTTTCCCGGTCCCGTGGCATGGCAGAGGCCGTCATGGCCACAATGGGCAGATCCCCGGCGGTTCTGTGCCGCCGTATTTCACGGGTCGCCTGGTAACCGTCCATCACCGGCATTTGAAGATCCATGAGGACCAGGTCAAAATCCTGGGACAGTGCCATGGAAAGGGCCTCTTTTCCGTTATTAGCAATTCGGATAAAAAATCCGGCGTTTTCCAGAATTTCTTTTGCAACCTGCTGGTTGATGTCGTGGTCTTCCACCAGAAGAATGTTGGCTCCCAGAATGGTTCTGGGAAGTTTTTGTGCCTCCATTTTTTGGCTGGGCAGCAGTTCCTGACGGCCAAAGGCACTGAGCAGGCTGTTAAAAAGTTGCGAGGCGGTGGTGGGTTTAACAATAACACATTCAATTCCCATACTCCTGGCCTGGGAACGAACCTGCTCATCTTCCCTGGCGCAGGCCAGGATGATTTTGGGCCGTTGATCAGCTGGTGTAATTCTCTGAATTTCCCGT
This genomic window contains:
- the iscB gene encoding RNA-guided endonuclease IscB, which produces MYRALKTDDGMLPQSRPLESRVADNRGAGRNGSGNRAAMQQSRGESSANAKAEPSPALAENGVSRVFVLDKSGKPLMPCRPARARKLLAKDRVRVHQQFPFTIRLIDRTREDSDVQPVNVKIDPGANTTGMAVVRVEECVKASHILHLSELTHRGYAIRKKMGQRANYRRRRRSKNLWYRKPRFDNRTRPKGWLPPSLRSRVDNVTSWVKKYQKICPVSGIILERVRFDIQKLQNPEISGVEYQQGTLFGYEVREYLLERYGHKCVYCKGLSKDPVLEIEHFVPKNPAKGPKGTDRIKNLLIGCRTCNQAKNNYQPEQWAEVLGESRKKIDKTRLSNLNRLLEGKRPSLAATAAVNATRNAIFFELRQLAPVECSTGGRTKYNRCRFNIPKTHCLDAACTGKTNAVAGWKQSVLLIKAMGRGSYQRTRVNAADFPRGYLMRKKAVNGFATGDIVKAEVSKGKKQGTYIGRVAVRKTGSFNIQTKTGPAQGISWRYCQIISRQNGYNLAIQNSSPT
- a CDS encoding transposase, whose translation is MAPGFPHHITQRGNRRQQTFFSDQDFEAYLTLMSEWCLKYKVEIWAYCLMPNHTHLIAVPETKDGLNLAIGEAHRRYTRMINFREGWRGHLWQGRFASFIMEERYLLACTRYIEYNPG
- a CDS encoding transposase, with amino-acid sequence MAPGFPHHITQRGNRRQQTFFSDQDFEAYLTLMSEWCLKYKVEIWAYCLMPNHTHLIAVPETKDGLNLAIGEAHRRYTRMINFREGWRGHLWQGRFASFIMEERYLLACTRYIEYNPVRAGLAKRPEDWKWSSAGAHMDEKDDILVKTSPLLEIVNTPWRDFLSSDIHASEIELFRKHERTGRPLGKTTFVKQLETILDRRLRPKKPGRKKNR
- a CDS encoding phage integrase SAM-like domain-containing protein, which gives rise to MDDYEKYEEDCKKIRKVNESLLNEFEVWLKSSGLSEKTINNHFSNIDFYVNEYLLYEDATKAKDGVNAVGMFLGYWFIKKAMWASQSSIKGNATSLKKFYTFMHEKGLIDKEDLIDLKQTIKEDMPEWLATLRRYDDPSIEDFW
- a CDS encoding type II toxin-antitoxin system VapC family toxin, with the translated sequence MADTNIFLAVTLYEPEREKIIRLTLGHDLVAPEILPFELGNVLFVMLKRKRIEPEKLISVWDAAQKIPVDLRSVNIREALNIASQFNIYAYDAYFIECAISLHCPLITLDRQMSDVARGLGINVVEAI
- a CDS encoding type II toxin-antitoxin system prevent-host-death family antitoxin is translated as MKVYTYSEARQKLSEVLDIAKSEEVIIKRRGGETFKIIFTKSPKSPFDVAGVKTKATTKDILEAVRESRAGAAEQTKDY
- a CDS encoding lactate racemase domain-containing protein produces the protein MRYPAYLEKKFNFPGFYRVKLALPSMALSDPAKDLKIQLDQALDQSPIKPGQTVAVGVGSRGINAIAELVAQICRSIKDKGAYPVIVPAMGSHGSATPEGQEKTLAKLGVTSDVCQAAIAPEMDAVEVGSVFEAVPVYFSKKAMEADHSICINRIKPHTKFKGDVESGLYKMLVVGMGKHTGALTYHNFALKYGFHALLKAMGDKIIEQTNLCLGIGVVEDAYDQVMKIEVIPAAKISNREPDLLALAKSHFPSLPYKNLDLLVVRQIGKEISGSGMDPNVTGRTCDLMEDDFSQSLYAKRLVILDLSANTAGNAIGLGNADIITEKIFAGMDYQATIMNALTAMSLKKAAIPVRLPNEEKAIQAGFQTIGPVSSEKVRAVIIRDTMHTTDFLISEALARETEKLSCLKEMTPCRIAFSSSGNLIAPRP
- a CDS encoding two-component system response regulator, which gives rise to MTDLSQMRVLVVDDVESNVDILVEALGDDYRVSVAMDGESALEIIEETPPDIILMDIMMPGIDGYEVCERLKSKTETRDIPVVFLTALSEEENETKGLALGAVDYITKPFRPAIVKARVKNHLELKQHKDHLENLVAKRTQELLLTQEISMECIGSLAEFRDPETGGHIKRTQHYIKALANQLKTLPQFKEILNEEIIDRIYKCAPLHDIGKVAIPDAILKKPGKLTKEEFDVMKTHTTHGHKVLLSGKTRLDTGPYLKCAAEIALTHHEKWDGSGYPRGLSGETIPVEGRLMAIADVYDALVSKRVYKPPFPHSQAMAYILKGRGKHFDPEMVEVFKQHAEVFRAIAIEFADHHDEIKTLQY